In a genomic window of Quercus lobata isolate SW786 chromosome 4, ValleyOak3.0 Primary Assembly, whole genome shotgun sequence:
- the LOC115987619 gene encoding uncharacterized protein LOC115987619: protein MAMYIHTNIFLLAFFAITVILFSSNMVVGRRCQGEQDLMSKCAAFVKKDGPKAYPHPTCCGAIQKVDIPCICKQLNSEMEKKIDMNKVVFVAKMCNKPLAPGSKCGDFSVPPVAYIG, encoded by the exons ATGGCAATGTACATCCATACTAACATCTTCCTTTTGGCCTTCTTTGCCATTACTGTGATTTTGTTCTCTAGTAACATGGTTGTTGGCCGACGTTGTCAAGGTGAGCAGGATTTGATGTCTAAATGTGCTGCTTTCGTTAAAAAGGATGGTCCAAAGGCATATCCACATCCAACATGCTGCGGTGCTATCCAGAAAGTAGACATTCCATGCATATGCAAGCAATTGAACTCAGAGATGGAGAAGAAGATTGACATGAATAAAGTGGTCTTTGTAGCAAAGATGTGTAACAAGCCACTGGCCCCTGGGTCTAAGTGTGGAG ATTTCAGTGTCCCACCAGTAGCGTATATTGGATGA